Part of the Dethiobacter alkaliphilus AHT 1 genome, GGCGGCAGCAACATTTTCAAGATTACCAAAGGCTTAATAGAAAACAATATTCTGGTCCTCTCCGGCGGCTGTACTTCCTCGGTTATGGAATACACCGGGCTTACCGATCCCAAAGCGGCGGAAGAATGCGGCGACACCCTTAAAGCTGTCTGCCAGCAGCTAGGCATTCCACCCGTGTTGACCTACGGCGCCTGTGTGGACATCGGCAAGATGACGCAAACCGCCATGGAACTGGCCGATGCTTTGGATGTGGACACCAACAAGCTGCCTCTTGTTATCGGCGCACCGGAATACCTGGAGCAAAAAGCTGTGGCCGACGCCTGTACAGCGGTAGCTCTGGGCTGGCTCGTCCACGTAGCCCCCGTTCCCTCCATCACCGGCAGCGAAGTAGTAGTCAAAACCCTCACCGAAACCACAGAAACCCTGGGCCTGGGTAAAGTAGTAGTAGAAATGGACGCCGAAAAAACAGTCCAAATCTACGTCGACCACATCGAACAAAAACGCAAAGAATTAGGCATCTAAATGGGACAAGGGGACAGGTCAACTGTCCCACTTTCTCAAAGCACTCAGGGAAAACTATTGTTCCCTGAGTGCTTTTTTTTACCGCACCCCCAAAGGCACCTTGACTGTTCGGACCATATTTAGTACTATATTTGTACAGGAGGTGGCATTTGTGAACAGTAAAGAGGATATCAGGCCTATTTCTTATATTAAAGCGCATGCTGCTGAGGTGCTTGCTCAGGTAAATGAGACTCATCGACCGGTCTATGTAACCCAAAACGGTGAGGCTAAAGCTGTGTTAGTGGACACTGAAACGTTTGAGAAAATGAAGAAGGCGCTTGGCTTATTAAAGTTGCTAGCCCAAGGCGAGCGTAATATTGCTGAAGGAAATGTTATAGCCCAGGAAGATGTTTTTGCAACCATGGAACGTGAGTTGGGAATAGATGATGAGTGAAGAACTCTATAGTGTTGTTTGGACGAAAACGGCTCTGCAAGATCTGCAAAGTATAATTAGATATATTTCCTCCCACAGTAATCGTCAGGCAAAGAATATCTATGTGGAGATTAAAGAGCACGTTAAAGATTTGCGGCAATTACCTTTCAGGGGAAGGGTTGTTCCTGAACTGCAGTTTTTTGGGGTATTGATTTACAGGGAGCTTATCGTTAAGCCCTGGAGAATTATTTATAAGCTTGAAGGTAAGAATGTCTGGATACTAGCAGTAATCGATGGAAGAAGAAATGTGGAAGATATATTGTTTAACAGGTTAGTATAGAAAGCGATGTGGCAGAGAAGGGGC contains:
- a CDS encoding type II toxin-antitoxin system RelE/ParE family toxin, with translation MMSEELYSVVWTKTALQDLQSIIRYISSHSNRQAKNIYVEIKEHVKDLRQLPFRGRVVPELQFFGVLIYRELIVKPWRIIYKLEGKNVWILAVIDGRRNVEDILFNRLV
- a CDS encoding type II toxin-antitoxin system Phd/YefM family antitoxin; amino-acid sequence: MNSKEDIRPISYIKAHAAEVLAQVNETHRPVYVTQNGEAKAVLVDTETFEKMKKALGLLKLLAQGERNIAEGNVIAQEDVFATMERELGIDDE